A genomic segment from Micromonospora echinaurantiaca encodes:
- a CDS encoding fatty acid desaturase family protein, with translation MLGAVADPPVRRGSDYAELSRRISRAGLLDRRPGWYAVRIALTLGAFLAGWAAVVLVGDSWAQLLVAAGLAVATTQVAFLGHDAGHRQMFRRRGPSELVGLLAGNLAVGLSYGWWVDKHNRHHANPNHEDEDPDVGAGALVWTYEQAVATRGFGRWLARRQAWLFFPMLLLEGLNLHVASVRAVVGREPDGRYRTPMRHRGVEALLLGAHTAGYLGVLLLAMSPAKALLFVAVHQGLWGLYMGCSFAPNHKGMPMPTAAERLDFLRKQVLTSRNVRGGRFVDLALGGLNYQIEHHLFPNMPRANLRRAVPIVRAYCAERGIPYAETGLVESYRQALAHLHEVGRPLRG, from the coding sequence ATGCTCGGAGCGGTGGCGGATCCGCCGGTACGGCGGGGCAGTGACTACGCGGAGTTGTCCCGACGGATCAGCCGGGCGGGGCTGCTGGACCGGCGACCGGGGTGGTACGCGGTGCGGATCGCGCTCACGCTGGGCGCGTTCCTGGCCGGCTGGGCCGCGGTGGTGCTGGTGGGGGACAGTTGGGCGCAACTGCTGGTCGCCGCCGGGCTGGCGGTGGCCACCACCCAGGTGGCGTTCCTCGGCCACGACGCCGGCCACCGGCAGATGTTCCGCCGGCGCGGGCCGAGCGAACTGGTCGGCCTGCTCGCCGGCAACCTGGCGGTCGGGCTCAGCTACGGCTGGTGGGTCGACAAGCACAACCGGCACCACGCCAACCCGAACCATGAGGACGAGGACCCGGACGTGGGGGCGGGCGCGCTGGTCTGGACGTACGAGCAGGCCGTCGCGACGCGCGGCTTCGGGCGGTGGCTGGCCCGCCGGCAGGCCTGGCTGTTCTTCCCGATGCTGCTGCTGGAGGGGTTGAACCTGCACGTGGCGAGCGTCCGGGCGGTGGTCGGGCGGGAGCCGGACGGCCGGTACCGGACCCCGATGCGGCACCGGGGGGTCGAGGCGCTGCTGCTCGGCGCGCACACCGCCGGCTACCTCGGCGTGCTGCTGCTGGCCATGTCGCCGGCGAAGGCGCTGCTCTTCGTCGCCGTCCACCAGGGACTCTGGGGCCTCTACATGGGCTGCTCGTTCGCGCCGAACCACAAGGGCATGCCGATGCCGACCGCGGCCGAGCGGCTCGACTTCCTGCGCAAGCAGGTGCTCACCTCGCGCAACGTCCGGGGCGGCCGGTTCGTCGACCTGGCGCTGGGCGGGCTGAACTACCAGATCGAGCACCACCTGTTCCCGAACATGCCCCGGGCGAACCTGCGCCGGGCCGTGCCGATCGTGCGGGCGTACTGCGCCGAGCGGGGCATCCCGTACGCGGAGACCGGGCTGGTCGAGTCGTACCGGCAGGCGCTCGCCCACCTGCACGAGGTGGGCCGGCCGCTGCGCGGCTGA
- a CDS encoding 4a-hydroxytetrahydrobiopterin dehydratase encodes MADVLTAEAVRDELGALADWSGDPAGITRTVELASFPDAITVVDRVAATAEELDHHPDIDIRWRTLTFRCVTHSAGGVTRRDLELARRIDEIVRSAR; translated from the coding sequence ATGGCAGACGTGCTCACCGCGGAGGCGGTGCGAGACGAGCTGGGTGCGCTGGCGGACTGGTCGGGAGACCCCGCCGGGATCACCCGCACCGTGGAGCTGGCCAGCTTCCCGGACGCCATCACGGTGGTGGACCGGGTCGCGGCGACGGCCGAGGAACTTGACCACCATCCCGACATCGACATCCGCTGGCGGACCCTCACCTTCCGCTGCGTGACCCATTCCGCTGGCGGGGTGACCCGGCGTGACCTGGAGCTCGCCCGGCGGATCGACGAGATCGTGCGGAGCGCCCGATGA
- a CDS encoding FHA domain-containing protein: MRFEISKVLDAIEGRVCTDPSLARAVVDLAEVIRYQDLDGGRPASLLRLGMVIDALARQLEEDSVPVYAIVHRALLSDADLTSNERMVVRRWADDGLVEVLDNPGDRMFEVADLLGLPVLSRARADGLRGRYPWLVEQPGRVLAPVPGPGGPVFVAHVGKGDTPVAGEPSPVGGKLLARQWRCPEPGCALFGGGGGGGAFADLARVDRSPAGQPPPSLRGGAPTCPRHGTRLGDAGPRPRTEVLAVRIGGLIRRRFVLSEEQPVVVGRAPEQTGGITLGQWLNDEARRWISRNHVRFELRVGEVIVTDVSTNGSGIRPGGSMAEPDRIALKPQQSRVLDAGDMVELYPGVQVGRPGELPAGAPYTPTSVMAEAPTMAMRLPRP, encoded by the coding sequence ATGAGATTCGAGATCAGCAAGGTGCTGGACGCCATCGAGGGCCGGGTCTGCACCGACCCGTCGCTGGCCCGCGCGGTCGTCGACCTCGCCGAGGTGATCCGCTACCAGGACCTCGACGGCGGCCGGCCGGCCAGTCTGCTGCGCCTCGGCATGGTCATCGACGCGCTGGCCCGGCAACTGGAGGAGGACAGCGTCCCGGTCTACGCGATCGTGCACCGGGCGCTGCTCTCCGACGCGGACCTGACCTCCAACGAGCGGATGGTGGTCCGCCGCTGGGCCGACGACGGGCTGGTCGAGGTGCTGGACAATCCGGGCGACCGGATGTTCGAGGTGGCCGACCTGCTCGGCCTGCCGGTGCTCAGCCGGGCCCGCGCCGACGGCCTGCGCGGGCGGTACCCGTGGCTGGTCGAGCAGCCGGGTCGGGTGCTCGCCCCGGTGCCCGGCCCCGGCGGGCCGGTCTTCGTGGCCCACGTCGGCAAGGGGGACACCCCGGTGGCCGGGGAGCCCTCACCGGTCGGCGGCAAGCTGCTCGCCCGCCAGTGGCGCTGCCCGGAGCCGGGCTGCGCGCTCTTCGGCGGCGGTGGGGGCGGGGGCGCCTTCGCCGACCTGGCCCGGGTGGACCGCAGCCCGGCCGGCCAGCCGCCACCCTCGCTGCGCGGCGGGGCGCCCACCTGCCCCCGGCACGGCACCCGGCTCGGCGACGCCGGCCCACGGCCGCGTACCGAGGTGTTGGCGGTTCGCATCGGCGGGCTGATCCGGCGGCGCTTCGTGCTCAGCGAGGAGCAGCCGGTGGTGGTGGGCCGGGCGCCGGAGCAGACCGGCGGGATCACCCTCGGCCAGTGGCTCAACGACGAGGCCCGGCGCTGGATCAGCCGCAACCACGTGCGGTTCGAGCTGCGGGTCGGCGAGGTGATCGTCACCGACGTGAGCACCAACGGCTCCGGCATCCGGCCGGGCGGCTCGATGGCCGAGCCGGACCGGATCGCGCTCAAGCCCCAGCAGTCCCGGGTCCTCGACGCCGGTGACATGGTCGAGCTCTACCCGGGGGTGCAGGTCGGCCGGCCCGGCGAGCTGCCCGCCGGCGCCCCGTACACGCCCACCTCGGTGATGGCCGAGGCGCCGACCATGGCGATGCGCCTGCCGCGCCCCTGA
- the rocD gene encoding ornithine--oxo-acid transaminase, whose product MVDDMLRTPGAVRDAERWTAHNYHPLPVVISSAEGAWLTDVDGRRYLDFLAGYSALNFGHRHPKLIEAAHTQLDRLTLTSRAFIHDQFADFCRELAELCGKDLVLPMNTGAEAVETGIKVARKWGYQVKGVPAGQANIVVAEGNFHGRTTTIVSFSTDEDARADFGPYTPGFTVVPYGDLAALTAAIDENTVAVLLEPIQGEQGVVVPPEGYLPGVRRVCTERNVLFIADEIQSGLGRTGATFACDHEGVTPDMYLLGKALGGGIVPVSAVAADADVLGVLKPGQHGSTFGGNPLACAVATEVVRLLATGEFQLRSAELGERLHAGLRGLIGKGLVAVRGRGLWAGLDIDPALMTGRQACERLAERGVLAKDTHGSTIRLAPPLVVTEAEIDHAVAQLAAVLAG is encoded by the coding sequence ATCGTCGACGACATGCTGCGGACGCCGGGAGCGGTCCGGGACGCGGAACGCTGGACCGCGCACAACTACCACCCGCTGCCGGTGGTGATCTCCTCCGCCGAGGGCGCCTGGCTGACCGACGTGGACGGCCGCCGCTACCTCGACTTCCTGGCCGGCTACTCGGCGCTGAACTTCGGCCACCGGCACCCCAAGCTGATCGAGGCGGCGCACACCCAGCTCGACCGGCTCACCCTGACCAGCCGGGCGTTCATCCACGACCAGTTCGCCGACTTCTGCCGGGAACTGGCCGAGCTCTGCGGCAAGGACCTGGTGCTGCCGATGAACACCGGCGCCGAGGCGGTGGAGACCGGCATCAAGGTCGCCCGCAAGTGGGGCTACCAGGTCAAGGGCGTACCGGCCGGGCAGGCCAACATCGTGGTCGCCGAGGGCAACTTCCACGGCCGGACGACCACCATCGTGAGCTTCTCCACCGACGAGGACGCCCGCGCCGACTTCGGGCCGTACACCCCGGGCTTCACCGTGGTGCCGTACGGCGACCTGGCCGCGCTGACCGCCGCGATCGACGAGAACACCGTGGCCGTGCTGCTCGAGCCGATCCAGGGCGAGCAGGGCGTCGTGGTGCCGCCGGAGGGCTACCTGCCGGGCGTCCGCCGGGTCTGCACCGAGCGCAACGTGCTCTTCATCGCCGACGAGATCCAGTCCGGCCTGGGCCGGACCGGTGCCACGTTCGCCTGCGACCACGAGGGCGTCACGCCGGACATGTACCTGCTCGGCAAGGCGCTCGGCGGCGGGATCGTGCCGGTCTCCGCGGTGGCCGCGGACGCCGACGTGCTCGGCGTGCTCAAGCCGGGTCAGCACGGCTCCACCTTCGGCGGCAACCCGCTGGCCTGCGCGGTGGCCACCGAGGTGGTCCGGCTGCTGGCCACCGGCGAGTTCCAGCTCCGCTCGGCCGAGCTCGGCGAGCGGCTGCACGCCGGCCTGCGCGGGCTGATCGGCAAGGGCCTGGTCGCGGTCCGGGGCCGCGGGCTGTGGGCCGGGCTGGACATCGACCCGGCGCTGATGACCGGCCGCCAGGCGTGCGAGCGGCTGGCCGAGCGCGGCGTGCTCGCCAAGGACACCCACGGCTCCACCATCCGGCTCGCCCCGCCGCTGGTGGTCACCGAGGCGGAGATCGACCACGCGGTCGCCCAGCTCGCGGCCGTCCTGGCCGGCTGA
- the ddaH gene encoding dimethylargininase, translated as MDATSQRFLMCRPTYFAVDYAINPWMDPTAPVDADLAIRQWEELRHVYRELGHTVEEITPVPGLPDMVFAANGGTVIDGKAMAVQFRDPQRADEAPAYRAWFEAAGFEMYDPKHVNEGEGDILLAGDVLLAGTGFRTAHASHAQLQEVFGYPVITMQLVDPRFYHLDTALTVLDEQTVAYLPEAFSPGSQAALRRLFPDAVHATMADAEVLGLNAVSDGRHVVLPAQATDLAAKLRDRGYETIGVDLSELRKAGGGPKCCTLRLRQGKASK; from the coding sequence ATGGACGCCACCAGCCAGCGCTTTCTGATGTGCCGGCCGACGTACTTCGCCGTGGACTACGCGATCAACCCGTGGATGGACCCGACCGCGCCGGTCGACGCCGACCTGGCGATCCGGCAGTGGGAGGAGCTCCGCCACGTCTACCGGGAGCTGGGCCACACCGTCGAGGAGATCACTCCGGTGCCCGGCCTGCCCGACATGGTCTTCGCCGCCAACGGCGGCACGGTGATCGACGGCAAGGCGATGGCCGTGCAGTTCCGCGACCCGCAGCGCGCCGACGAGGCCCCCGCCTACCGCGCCTGGTTCGAGGCCGCCGGCTTCGAGATGTACGACCCGAAGCACGTCAACGAGGGCGAGGGCGACATCCTGCTGGCCGGTGACGTGCTGCTGGCCGGCACCGGGTTCCGCACCGCGCACGCCTCGCACGCCCAGTTGCAGGAGGTCTTCGGCTACCCGGTGATCACCATGCAGCTGGTCGACCCGCGCTTCTACCACCTGGACACCGCGCTGACCGTGCTCGACGAGCAGACCGTGGCGTACCTGCCGGAGGCGTTCTCGCCCGGCAGCCAGGCCGCGCTGCGCCGGCTCTTCCCGGACGCGGTGCACGCCACCATGGCCGACGCCGAGGTGCTGGGGCTCAACGCGGTCAGCGACGGGCGGCACGTGGTGCTGCCCGCCCAGGCCACCGACCTGGCCGCGAAGCTGCGCGACCGGGGCTACGAGACCATCGGTGTCGACCTGTCCGAGCTGCGCAAGGCCGGCGGTGGACCGAAGTGCTGCACGCTGCGACTCCGTCAGGGAAAGGCAAGCAAGTGA
- a CDS encoding nitroreductase family deazaflavin-dependent oxidoreductase, whose protein sequence is MGDEIHDSPDAWVAEHIRRYVATGGNARPGMDDLLLTTRGRRSGLLRRTALVFVRDGDRYVVTGSNAGRDRNPAWYLNLVADPRVTVQVGTDTFAGIARTVAGPEKRRLWRRFVAAVPAYERYRESTDRDIPVVVIEPTC, encoded by the coding sequence ATGGGCGACGAGATCCACGACAGCCCGGACGCCTGGGTGGCCGAACACATCCGCCGGTACGTCGCGACCGGTGGCAATGCCCGGCCCGGCATGGACGACCTGCTGCTCACCACCCGGGGGCGCCGGTCGGGACTGCTCCGCCGCACCGCCCTCGTCTTCGTCCGCGACGGCGACCGCTACGTGGTCACCGGGTCCAACGCCGGGCGGGACCGGAATCCGGCCTGGTACCTGAACCTGGTGGCCGACCCGCGGGTGACCGTGCAGGTCGGCACCGACACCTTCGCCGGGATCGCCCGGACCGTCGCCGGCCCCGAGAAGCGCCGGCTGTGGCGACGGTTCGTCGCCGCCGTCCCGGCCTACGAGCGGTACCGGGAATCGACCGACCGGGACATCCCGGTGGTGGTGATCGAACCGACGTGCTGA
- a CDS encoding NAD(P)-dependent oxidoreductase, protein MSRIVVFGAGGRAGRAAVREAVDRGHEVTAVVRDPGRHPDLLADGLRVAAGDVTDPEQVAALAAGHEAAIHAAADLTAPPGAFFPDAARALLAGLARARTPRLLVVGLASVLPTASGTPLMDTPGYPQEYRAFYLGHDAGVEVLRQAGAVLDWLVLSPAGDFDHAAGRTGNYRSAPADAASRISYADLAVALLDEIDAPRHHGVHLGLERA, encoded by the coding sequence ATGAGCAGGATCGTCGTCTTCGGCGCCGGTGGCCGGGCCGGTCGGGCCGCGGTACGGGAAGCTGTCGACCGGGGCCACGAGGTGACCGCCGTGGTGCGGGACCCGGGCCGGCACCCGGACCTGCTCGCCGACGGGCTGCGGGTCGCCGCCGGTGACGTGACCGACCCGGAGCAGGTCGCCGCGCTCGCCGCCGGGCATGAGGCCGCCATCCACGCGGCCGCCGACCTGACCGCGCCACCCGGCGCCTTCTTCCCCGACGCCGCCCGGGCGCTGCTTGCCGGGCTGGCTCGGGCGAGGACGCCTCGCCTGCTGGTGGTGGGGCTCGCGTCCGTGCTGCCCACCGCGTCCGGGACCCCGCTGATGGACACCCCCGGCTACCCGCAGGAGTACCGCGCGTTCTACCTCGGGCACGATGCCGGGGTGGAGGTGCTGCGCCAGGCCGGCGCGGTGCTGGACTGGCTGGTGCTCAGCCCGGCCGGTGACTTCGACCACGCCGCGGGCCGGACCGGCAACTACCGGAGCGCCCCGGCCGACGCCGCCAGCCGGATCTCCTACGCCGACCTGGCGGTGGCCCTGCTCGACGAGATCGACGCGCCCCGGCACCACGGCGTCCACCTCGGGTTGGAGCGGGCCTGA
- a CDS encoding winged helix-turn-helix transcriptional regulator — MRAPLDPDMFDPVCPSDLSPIRVGDKWAGMIIRCLEQGPRRFSELRVPLRGITAKVLTRSLRALERDGLVRRTAHAGRAPRVDYELTPLGRSLLGPMDVACEWARRNWDDLLDAREAGAAPGRARD, encoded by the coding sequence ATGCGCGCGCCGCTCGATCCGGACATGTTCGACCCGGTGTGCCCGTCGGACCTGTCGCCGATCCGGGTGGGGGACAAGTGGGCGGGGATGATCATCCGCTGTTTGGAGCAGGGTCCCCGCCGGTTCTCGGAACTCCGGGTGCCGCTGCGCGGGATCACCGCGAAGGTGCTCACCCGGTCGCTCCGCGCGCTGGAACGCGACGGCCTGGTGCGGCGCACCGCGCACGCCGGGCGAGCCCCGCGGGTCGACTACGAGCTGACTCCCCTCGGCCGCAGCCTGCTCGGACCGATGGACGTGGCCTGCGAGTGGGCCCGCCGGAACTGGGACGACCTGCTCGACGCCCGGGAGGCCGGTGCGGCGCCGGGCCGGGCACGGGACTGA
- a CDS encoding DMT family transporter: MVKIPSLSRRSEPAPQRDENLDERDTTAAAGRDRPTNSGAGRLDGRGSNRSAVSDRDEATTYRSGAAAATVDDRDADAERRATERAAVARAATGRPTDEDTRRSAEPTLERTVDRDRDGTAVPPTGVDRDGDGVPDRAERPVVAGPKPRASLLATLGLIVGVAGVLFVLTGTLAGYGVGLGAVGAVLAVLGLVATRRRHIAGKTDALFGVVFGLGAVVLGVLAMTGQFDWPTTDGDWVQRFREWLDSQFVDRF; encoded by the coding sequence GTGGTCAAGATTCCTTCGCTGTCGCGCCGGTCGGAACCGGCGCCGCAGCGGGACGAGAACCTGGACGAGCGGGATACCACGGCCGCTGCCGGTCGGGACCGGCCGACGAACTCCGGCGCGGGCCGGCTCGACGGCCGCGGATCGAACCGCTCCGCGGTGAGCGACCGGGACGAGGCGACGACCTACCGCAGCGGCGCGGCCGCCGCGACGGTCGACGACCGGGACGCGGACGCGGAACGCCGGGCCACCGAGCGGGCCGCCGTCGCCCGGGCCGCCACCGGCCGGCCGACGGACGAGGACACCCGCCGGTCGGCCGAACCGACCCTGGAGCGCACCGTCGACCGGGATCGGGACGGCACGGCGGTGCCGCCCACCGGGGTCGACCGGGACGGCGACGGGGTGCCCGACCGGGCGGAGCGGCCGGTGGTCGCCGGCCCGAAGCCGCGGGCCAGCCTGCTCGCCACGCTCGGCCTGATCGTCGGCGTGGCCGGGGTGCTCTTCGTGCTCACCGGCACCCTCGCCGGGTACGGCGTCGGGCTCGGCGCGGTCGGCGCGGTGCTCGCCGTGCTCGGCCTGGTCGCCACCCGCCGGCGGCACATCGCCGGCAAGACCGACGCGCTCTTCGGCGTCGTCTTCGGGCTCGGCGCGGTGGTCCTCGGCGTGCTGGCGATGACCGGCCAGTTCGACTGGCCAACCACCGACGGGGACTGGGTGCAGCGGTTCCGCGAGTGGCTTGACTCACAGTTTGTCGACCGCTTCTAG
- a CDS encoding Fpg/Nei family DNA glycosylase has translation MPEGHTIHRLAARHADLFAGDKVHAASPQGRFAEGAARLTGTVLEATEAYGKHLLHHHAGGLTLHVHLGLYGKFTDGAGEPPEPVGQVRLRLTSDRHWLDLRGPTACEVLTPPEVAALRDRLGPDPLRADADPERAYARISRSPTPLAALLLDQSVVAGTGLIFVTEALFRAGLSPTTAGRELTRAGWERLWADLVALMTRAVVSGRIDTVRDAHLPEAMGRPARVDRHGGEVYVYRRPGAPCHVCGTAVSRGALAGRNLYWCATCQPA, from the coding sequence GTGCCAGAGGGACACACCATCCACCGCCTGGCGGCCCGCCACGCCGACCTGTTCGCCGGTGACAAGGTGCACGCCGCCAGCCCGCAGGGCCGGTTCGCCGAGGGCGCCGCCCGGCTCACCGGCACCGTGCTGGAGGCCACCGAGGCGTACGGCAAGCACCTGCTGCACCACCACGCCGGCGGGCTGACCCTGCACGTCCACCTCGGGCTGTACGGGAAGTTCACCGACGGCGCGGGGGAGCCGCCGGAGCCGGTCGGCCAGGTGCGGCTGCGGCTGACCAGTGACCGGCACTGGCTCGACCTGCGCGGCCCCACCGCCTGCGAGGTGCTCACCCCGCCCGAGGTGGCGGCGCTGCGCGACCGGCTCGGCCCGGATCCGCTGCGCGCCGACGCAGACCCGGAGCGGGCGTACGCCCGGATCTCCCGCAGCCCGACGCCGCTGGCGGCGCTGCTGCTCGACCAGTCGGTGGTGGCCGGCACCGGGCTGATCTTCGTCACTGAGGCGCTGTTCCGGGCCGGGCTGTCGCCCACCACGGCCGGCCGGGAGCTGACCCGGGCCGGCTGGGAGCGGCTCTGGGCCGACCTGGTGGCGCTGATGACCCGCGCCGTGGTGAGCGGCCGGATCGACACCGTCCGGGACGCCCACCTGCCCGAGGCGATGGGGCGACCGGCCCGGGTCGACCGGCACGGCGGCGAGGTGTACGTCTACCGCCGCCCGGGCGCGCCCTGCCACGTCTGCGGCACGGCGGTGAGCCGCGGCGCGCTGGCCGGCCGCAACCTCTACTGGTGCGCCACCTGCCAACCAGCCTGA
- a CDS encoding aminoglycoside phosphotransferase family protein, protein MDGALRIPDGLDWVRGTPDGRRWLADLPELLAACVERWSLRVGPPFGYAFASLALPAELPDGTPAVLKLQYPDPDSVHEATALDRWAGEGAIRLLGHDPQRRALLVERCVPGTPLHTVPPERALDVVVGLLPRLWRPAGSPFTPLAEEAAGWAERLPVKWARTGRPYERRLLDAALGLLADLVPSQGEQVLVNQDLHAGNVLRATREPWLVIDPKPLAGEREFGVAPLVRGAELGHSPAAVRHRLDRLSAELGLDRDRVRGWTIGQTLAWSIGDDQVFPRQIEVVRWLVDGD, encoded by the coding sequence GTGGACGGCGCGCTGCGGATACCGGACGGGTTGGACTGGGTACGCGGCACCCCGGACGGACGGCGGTGGCTGGCGGACCTGCCGGAGCTGCTGGCCGCCTGCGTCGAGCGGTGGTCGCTGCGGGTCGGCCCGCCCTTCGGGTACGCGTTCGCCTCGCTGGCCCTGCCGGCCGAGCTGCCCGACGGCACACCGGCGGTGCTCAAGCTCCAGTACCCGGACCCGGACAGCGTGCACGAGGCGACCGCGCTCGACCGGTGGGCGGGCGAGGGCGCGATCCGGCTGCTCGGGCACGATCCCCAGCGACGGGCACTGCTGGTGGAGCGCTGCGTGCCGGGCACACCGCTGCACACCGTGCCGCCCGAGCGGGCGCTCGACGTGGTGGTGGGGCTGCTGCCCCGGCTCTGGCGCCCCGCCGGGTCGCCGTTCACCCCGCTGGCCGAGGAGGCGGCCGGCTGGGCGGAACGGCTGCCGGTGAAGTGGGCCCGCACCGGCCGCCCGTACGAGCGGCGACTGCTCGACGCGGCGCTCGGGCTGCTGGCCGACCTGGTACCGAGTCAGGGCGAACAGGTGCTGGTCAACCAGGATCTGCACGCCGGCAACGTGCTCCGGGCGACCCGGGAACCGTGGCTGGTCATCGACCCGAAGCCGCTGGCCGGCGAGCGGGAGTTCGGGGTGGCGCCGCTGGTCCGGGGCGCGGAGCTGGGCCACTCCCCCGCCGCCGTCCGCCACCGGCTGGACCGGCTCAGCGCCGAGCTGGGGCTGGACCGGGACCGGGTGCGCGGCTGGACCATCGGGCAGACGCTCGCCTGGAGCATCGGCGACGACCAGGTCTTCCCTCGCCAGATCGAGGTGGTCCGCTGGCTCGTCGACGGCGACTGA
- a CDS encoding FAD-dependent oxidoreductase: MAQRLVVIGADAAGMAAASQARRRRDRDDLEIVAFERGHFTSYSACGIPYWISGLVPERDQLIARAPETFRESFDIEVRLRHEVTAIDLDRREVVARDLERGGEVRAGFDILMYATGAEPTRPDWARGDVGGVFGMQTLDDGAALLEWLDADPAPRRAVVVGGGYIGVEMAEALIQRGLSVTLVERDEQPMSTVDPDMAELVVDAMRTLGMQIRTGLSVTGLEQRDGRVSAVVTEEGPIPADVVILGLGVRPNVALARAAGLPLGPSGGVRVDRRMRVPGVPGVWAAGDCVETLHRVSGMPVHVPLGTYANKQGRVAGINIGGGYATFAGVIGTAVTKVCDLEVGRTGLRERDAVAAGFEFVSVIAKSTNRAGYYPGARPMTVKLIAEKPSGRLLGAQIVGWSEAAKRIDTLAVALWNKMTVDDMTALDLGYAPPFAPVWDPVLIAARKAVDALAGSGR; encoded by the coding sequence GTGGCGCAACGGCTCGTGGTGATCGGGGCGGACGCCGCCGGCATGGCGGCGGCGTCCCAGGCCCGACGTCGCCGCGACCGCGACGACCTGGAGATCGTCGCGTTCGAGCGGGGGCACTTCACCTCGTACTCGGCGTGCGGCATCCCGTACTGGATCAGCGGGCTGGTGCCGGAGCGGGACCAGCTGATCGCCCGCGCCCCGGAGACGTTCCGCGAGTCCTTCGACATCGAGGTGCGGCTCCGGCACGAGGTGACCGCCATCGACCTCGACCGCCGCGAGGTGGTCGCCCGCGACCTCGAGCGCGGCGGCGAGGTCCGCGCCGGGTTCGACATCCTGATGTACGCCACCGGCGCGGAGCCGACCCGGCCGGACTGGGCCCGCGGTGACGTCGGCGGGGTGTTCGGGATGCAGACCCTCGACGACGGCGCGGCGCTGCTGGAGTGGCTGGACGCCGACCCGGCGCCCCGCCGCGCGGTGGTGGTCGGCGGCGGCTACATCGGGGTGGAGATGGCCGAGGCGCTGATCCAGCGCGGGCTCTCGGTCACCCTGGTCGAGCGGGACGAGCAGCCGATGTCCACGGTCGACCCGGACATGGCCGAACTGGTCGTCGACGCGATGCGCACGCTGGGCATGCAGATCCGTACCGGGCTGTCGGTGACCGGGCTGGAACAGCGGGACGGCCGGGTGTCCGCGGTGGTCACCGAGGAGGGTCCGATCCCCGCCGACGTCGTGATCCTCGGTCTCGGCGTACGCCCCAACGTCGCCCTCGCCCGGGCCGCCGGCCTGCCGCTGGGCCCCAGCGGCGGGGTACGGGTGGACCGCCGGATGCGGGTGCCCGGGGTGCCCGGGGTCTGGGCGGCCGGCGACTGCGTGGAGACGCTGCACCGGGTCAGCGGAATGCCGGTGCACGTGCCGCTGGGCACCTACGCCAACAAGCAGGGCCGGGTCGCCGGGATCAACATCGGCGGCGGCTACGCCACCTTCGCCGGGGTGATCGGCACCGCGGTGACCAAGGTCTGCGACCTGGAGGTGGGCCGCACCGGCCTGCGCGAACGGGACGCCGTCGCGGCCGGCTTCGAGTTCGTCTCGGTGATCGCCAAGTCGACGAACCGCGCGGGCTACTACCCGGGCGCCCGGCCGATGACGGTGAAGCTGATCGCCGAGAAGCCCAGCGGGCGGTTGCTCGGCGCGCAGATCGTCGGCTGGTCTGAGGCGGCCAAGCGGATCGACACCCTCGCCGTGGCGCTCTGGAACAAGATGACGGTGGACGACATGACGGCGCTGGACCTGGGTTACGCGCCCCCGTTCGCGCCGGTCTGGGACCCGGTGCTGATCGCCGCCCGCAAGGCCGTGGACGCCCTGGCCGGCTCCGGCCGCTGA